The region TTCTTAGCTTGTTCCTCAACACTTTCCTCATGATCCTCAAATAAGTTCATACTCACAACACCCATTAATTTATGTTGTACCTACTAACAACTTCGAACTCTCACTCTCATTCAACCGATTAAGATACTGAATCATCTCTCTTGGAGAGGCGCGGAAGCTCTCCCTTTGACTCAGAGGGCCTTCCACCACTTCGATTGATGCGGACACGGTTCTCAAGCTGTCGAATATAGATAGGAGATCCACTTCAATTTCTCTCATCTCCCACCTCTCAAGCTTGGGAATAGTTTTTTTTGTACCGGCTATCTACGTTGTATTATGAAACATTCGGTTGTTCATTATAGTGTGTTGTGATGACAACCTTTGACTATTTGAGACAGATCACTGGACATTGGGTTCATGGATAACAAGTGTGACTCTAAAGAGTTATTTATTAGTGGACTTATCCGAATGGCTAATCATGGTAAGGATGTAGCCATGTTTGTATGAATCTCATTAAAACTTATGTGTTTGAGTTGTCAATATTTCTTCCCTTATCTCATTTATATTTTGATTGTACaaaaatatatacataatatgTATAGTTGGATTTTGACTTATACTTCGTCTCCAAGAAAATATGTGTTCGTGGATTATTTACCGAAAATTAAAAACCTCTCCTTTCCGAGGTGTATTTATAAACATGTTTCACCGtattttatttcaaataaaaaaaattaagatatagacataaaacaaatctaaatttgttttttttttcacaaagaTTATCACTTTTGCAGTTATATACAGTCATCATCCAGTAATTATGATTTATGTTATAAACACATCAATAAATTATGGGCATGTACGAAAAAACTAGCTGGAAGTTGGaagttgtaacttttatttgcgtTGGTAATCAACAAAAATAAttgaaaacttttaaaacatataaattacataaaatgatTTATCTAAAACATataattgatttaaaaaaataattaagtttGATTTGctaaatcatatatttttttttgtatttttcttaAAAAACTAAAATCTCTcaaaaactgttttatcaaaaatatgttaatattttataattttttgtaaGTTAAGAAATTCCAGTTATCAAAAGTTTATTCAAGTCTATTTTGTGGTCAAAATGTAATCATACAAATAAAAATCTAACAAAAGCATCCTTCGAACCTTATTCTTTGGGCTCACCTCGCTCCTTTTCTACCAAAATCGCAGGCAGCAATGAGGTCACTATGCACCAGTAGCCTCCCTAAGTTGCCATTTTGCCATTGCGACACCAAATCCCCCTTTCTTCCAACCCTTTTTCCTCTAAATCCATCACCACATTTTCAaacttcaaatatttttcatCGAATATCACAAATCAAACAAAACCCAATAACAGTAAtcacatcatcatcatcgtcaatGGCTTCCACAACTCAGACAGATAAAACTACAGAAAAACCCTTCTCTGTTCTCTTCGTCTGTTTGGGAAACATCTGTCGAAGCCCAGCTGCCGAAGGCGTCTTCACTGATTTGGTCAAAAAACGAGATCTTTCTTCCAAGTTTATCATCGATTCTGCTGGCACAATCAACTATCACGAGGTTTATAGATTATTCCATCATGGGTTTTTCCTCAATTAATTGAATTGCTTTTAGGAGAATTTCAAGAGTACCCATTCATGATTCGATGTTCAATTTCTTAGATTTCATTCTGAATTTTGTGATGATTTATCTTTTATTGAAGGGAGGTCCAGCGGACTCGCGAATGAGAGCTGCATCTAAAAGAAGAGGAATTGAAATCACATCGATATCAAGGCCAATAAGGCCATCCGATTTCAAAGAATTTGATCTCATTCTTGCCATGGACAAGCAAAATAAAGGTGTGATTTATTTAGATTAAGTCGTAAGACATTGATTTTTGAGATAAATGTATGTAATTTTCTTCATCATTTAGTTGAATTTTTGTATGGATTGCAGAGGATATACTTGCAGCTGTGGAAAGATGGAGTTTTAAGGAAGCCTTACCAGCTGATGCATACAAGAAGGTCTGTAGAAAGATTtatataatcttttttttttttattattaatgcaTTTGCTAATCTTGTTTAATTCATTAATTGGGTGTGAATTTAGGTTAAGTTAATGTGTTCTTACTGTAAAAAACATGATGAAACTGAAGTGCCTGATCCTTACTATGGTGGAGCACAAGGTTTTGAGAAGGTAAACACAAACTCTCTTGAATTAAATTTAagtgttgtttcttttttacttaaatgGTTTAATGGAGACATGATTTAATTTGGTTAACTATATATGGGTCATTGGTGATTCTTTTTTACTTAAAAAGTCTGGGAAATGAGGCTTTAAAGTCTTAAAAACATAATTTATCAAACAACGATTATAATTGGGAAATTAGGCTTtcctcattaagtccttaatgaaaTTATTTATCGAGTTCATGTGTTTGTGCTCAAACATACGCTAGAAATGCAATTCTTAATGTAATAATGTTGACTTGAGCTATTACGTGTCTTAAATGCTCCAAAACTCTTGAACTTTTGTTCCATTTTGTCAAtctcattaagttctta is a window of Lactuca sativa cultivar Salinas chromosome 1, Lsat_Salinas_v11, whole genome shotgun sequence DNA encoding:
- the LOC111886063 gene encoding uncharacterized protein LOC111886063 yields the protein MRSLCTSSLPKLPFCHCDTKSPFLPTLFPLNPSPHFQTSNIFHRISQIKQNPITVITSSSSSMASTTQTDKTTEKPFSVLFVCLGNICRSPAAEGVFTDLVKKRDLSSKFIIDSAGTINYHEGGPADSRMRAASKRRGIEITSISRPIRPSDFKEFDLILAMDKQNKEDILAAVERWSFKEALPADAYKKVKLMCSYCKKHDETEVPDPYYGGAQGFEKVLDLLEDACESLLDTILAENRS